The DNA sequence TTTTACCTCATATacataagattagatttagtaTGCACTCACATTAAGAAGTAAATAACTGAAATCAAGTCAAAAAAAGATTATTCAGCAAGGACGATGTCTTCTTCTAGATTGTCAAAATACTGGATGAAAAACAAAAGATAATGAAGTTGCCAATAGTTATATACCTCGATTGGTCCAAGCTCCGGCAGACCAAGTTTTCTCCTTCGAGCATTGTAAGCCATGTTCAGAAAGTCAATATTGCTCACACCCGGAATCTCAACTGGGGATTGGAAACTCATAAAAAGGCCAGCAACGGAGCGGTCCTCTGGCTCCATTTCCAACAAGTTTTCCCCTTTAAAAACCATACTACCCCCTGTAACTTCATAGTCTGGATGACCTACAAGAACCTACCAACCAAAGTATTCAGGCAGACATAATTACATTTTCAATTTCCATCGGAAcccaaaaaataatcaaaaaattCTACAGAATTTAGCAATAGTAAAACCAGATACAATTAATTTCTCACAAAATCACTTACCTTAGCAAACGTGCTCTTCCCAGAACCGTTTTTCCCCATCACAGCATGAATCTAAACCCATCCAAAAACCAAGTAAAACGGAAGTTGGTAACGCAATTATGGTCTTCAAGGGTAAAAGTTTTGAAATTGGAATATTGTATAAGAGAAAATTGACTGACCTCTCCTTCATAGACGGTGAGGTTAACACCCTTGAGAATCTCCTGCTTCGATTCGGCAATAACGGCAGTCAAATCTTTGACTTCGAGGAGGAGTTTTTTGTCGCCATAGGAACCGGAGGTGGTCTGAGATTCTGCGGTGGATAGGGAGGCGGAGACGGAAAGGGAAGAACGGTGGCGGTTGGAGCGGAAAGTGAGGAGTGAAGCAGAAGCTGGAAAAGAAAGATGGGATAGGGGAAGACGAGAGGAAGAGAAGGAGTGAGGATGAGGAAGAAGTGTAGCAGCCATTGGAGAGATTATGGTTGAAGTGGAAGAAGAAAGGTTAAGGTGCAACGGCATGGAATATCCCATTTCGTTTGGCCGGCGCTTGTTTGGTGTTAGCCTCTTCTGTTATTTGGTTAGCTAACTACTCCGTCTACATTTTTTCCAAATAAattgtaaataatttattagaACAATTAAGTTGGCATAGTaacaattttgttttatttttatttttgaaaaataaaactaccttctataattatttttattttttaattttaaaaacaaaaaataaaaacaaagaaaagaaagtttctCGTTTGggtattattaataaaatagtgAGATTATTCCTATTGTAATTAAATGACCTAAAGTATAGATTGTAAGTCATGGtatcttgtcttttgacatgcaAAGTTCGTATTGGTTTTGAGTAGGGTTGTTCATATAAACCGAAAAATCGTGGTTTAAATTCGGACCACTACAATTCGAACCACTGTAAACCGTAATCGGGAAACCATTTTTGATCGTTTGGTTCGGTTGCGGTTCGTAATAAATAGTTAACGGTTAAACCGGACCGGAccgtttataatatataattaatttatatatattttatatatgactATATGTATAACTTTGAACTTTTTTGTGTGCCAAATTTTTTATTGCatgaattttagatttttatgttATGTATAACTTTTGAGAATATTTTTATATCGTTATTTATAGGTTATAGATCTGTTACTTATcatgttaaatatatattttgaaaaataaaattaaaaacttagtaaaaatagtacaattacttaaaaaatatgaataattataaattaacttaaacTGTAGtttcaaaccaaaccaaaccgttCTTAATGGTTTGGTTTGAGCAATTTTTTTGGTCCGGTTTGGTTTCTAATATTCAAAAAACCGTTATACTGGTTTGGttcaaaaattatgaaaatccaGACCAAACCAATCCGTGAACACCCCTAGTTTTGAGTGATCTGCTAGCCCATGTTTTCAGTTTCCAGTGCtctgtttttttcttcttttggttCTTTAACAGTTGTACAATGGCACCAAACATGGCTGAAGTTTTCGCCATTAAAGAGGCGTTAAGTTGGATCAAGGATCATGAATGGCATAATGTCAAGCTCGAGTCCGATTGTCTCTCAATTGTCCAAGCTATTCGAAGTAACATCACCATGGTTTCGCCTCTTGGGGGAGTGGCGATGGACTGTCGAAAGCTTCTATCTATTTTCAAACcatgtttctttattttttttattaaatgatcTGCTAATATGACTGCGCACAGCTTTGCTAGAGTGTCATATTCTTTTCCATATCGAGTTTTTAGTGGGAGGGATGTTCCTACTGAATTACAGTCTTGTCTTTTGGCTGATTTagcaaattaataaaattccaATTtgcattaaaaaaacaaaaaataaattgttatctttaaagtttatttttatttttatttttttgattttatttaagtttggtTTAGGTCCGGGATCAGATTCGAATTCGAGTCAGAGGCCGGGTTCAACGCCAAGACCGTAGAAgggatttgggttcgggtctagtcagagtttaaaatattgattaagaaaaaaaaaactacttaaaaaaatattgaaagtagtttttttttcaaaattttgattctcaattaaaaaattgaaaagtcaaaataattttatagaacatgttttaaaaaaatatttttacttttccaattttaaaaacaacaaactGATTAAAAAATGTTACTAAACGccacttaaattaatttatgattgtgcttttagattttatttacataaaatacaattttttagtatatttttatgttatatttttttttattttattattaattttctattatttatatattatcttaatattttttttgttactttcatgtaatttatttattattttttatgtttttataaaatactgtaaaaatataataaaaaaaaaagaattacctcatataccatttttttaacttttttttttttcaaatttaaggtttgggtttctaaagtggttacagcgctagttgcaatagggatttctatacgattttttgttgcaaattaggttgcagcgctagttgcaataggggtttcgatgtagaatttcgtaaaaatgtaaaaaaaaaaaaaaaaaaaaaaaaaaaagctgtttTCAAgtgtaaagaaaaaaaagtccctaaaaaaaattaaacgtaaaaatataaaaaatttataaaaatttgtgttatatataattatcattGACAATCCATCTTAGTAATTAACAACtaaaaatagataaaagtaGTGAATTGTTACCAGAACATTTGGAAAGTTTTTTACGAAAAAATGGATTTACGAGTTAAGTGCTAGAAAACTGAAACTATTAAGGGTTTAGCCTTAATTTACTCTCTTTATAAATAcatagattaaataaataaaatatattaaaaatataacatttaaattagaggagaattatctcatatacttttttttttaactttttttttttaaatttacaattgggtttctaaagtggttgcagcgctaattgcaataggggtttctatacgattttttgttgtaatttaggttgcagcgctagttgcaatagggtttttatgtaaaattctgtaaaaatgtaaataaaaaaaaaaaaaaaactgttttgaagtgtaaaaatgaaaatagatAAAGTAGAGTTTtggtaatttattttaaatgatagaATAAAAAAGTTGTTGAGAGTGCTCTAAGTTGCCCAACACCATACTGACATGTCacatcattttatttattaaagaaaagTGTTAAAAGGCGCCAGTTGTATCTAGCACCCCCTTGGTGTAATATCTCTATTAGCGCAATTAAGTATTGTGTCCCGATTATAACCTTTAAGGAATATTGTGAACTAATCGTAAGGCACTACTTCTAGatggtgctaggcaccactataGGAGTGGCAAAACGAATTTCGACACAGTATACGAACACGAACACGACACGAATGTTACGGGTTAGGGTCGGTAAAATATGATGTAGGTCGAAAACAGATCGACACGAAATAAAAACGGGTTAAACACGATATGACTCGCTAAACATGAATTTGACACGTGTTAACTCTATGAAATTGAGTTATTTTTCATCATTAATCTTTTGAATTtgtgttaatttataatcttttaggtttatttatttttttttttatgttttgtttgttttattcattttgtttagttttagtattaatttgttattttgatgtttttGTAGAAAAActttataagaaaaattaagtTGAAATTTCAAACCTAAATTTAACTATGTTCtgattatatattgaaaaaaatcaaaacatagaAATTTTAGATATCTTTCTCATCTTTCAAACACATCTTGAATCAACTAATTTAGAGTTAGTATGCAAAAGTTATACGAGTtttattgagagagagagattggaGCAAAAGAATACCTGGACAACAAGCAATTTGCGAGCGCGAGTCTTTTACACGTAAATGCGGGTCTGTGTGGGCTAGACCTTTTACTTATGAATTTAGGAGTAAATAGGTCAAATTTGAGAGGATTTTTCAAGCAATTAACGATAGAGGACATTAGagaacaaaaagaaaagaagaaggagAGGATTGGAGATGAAGATTGAAGTAAGACAACTCTATCtactttattttctttcactcaTATTTTAATTTCTAGTTTTAATATGCTTTCTAAAAATATTATCATAGATGTTTTTATTatgattataaattaaattctatttagagtttttaattgaatttcttgaaactttattatgaattaatgcaagatttttatttcttattttttgttttttgacatactatttcttcttcatatAAGATATATTCAATTTGTGATTATTGTGTATATGACTGACTACGCAGCTTTTACATGCTATTTATGAATTCAAATAAGATATGAGATTTGAATATgttaaaattgaataaacatagatttcaatttagaatgagaGTATCAAATTGATATATGTAATTTAAGACtgagtttattaaattaaattgtatacGACTCGAAATTAAAATGCCTTAATAAAACTTTAAGGTGACATTAGCATTTTTCATGCTGAAATTGTTTTTCTTTAAGATACAACATCATAAATAAGCAATCTTCATTATGTTTTGATGgttgttgctccagaattcgccaaaaatacgtggaccagtcgagaggggacacgtggatcagataacttgtaaacatttgctaagtctttgcgcgccacaaggaagcgctgttagcatgggtcccggaggaggctcccggagtacaaggtactccaggaagcgtgcatagcgtgaaggctctccgggatgtgtcaggtctctcccgagcaatcaagtcgcatttaatgctgtatgggaggaagcgtgttgggactgtaacacgcaataaagtctgacggcacaacccccaaacagcagcgctacagtaatgatcatttaagtctagcgacgactactctgcgaagagtcacgtcaatcacaaggcaaaaaggacattctccataaaaaccctacagcacctagggatttgaccatgcatcacccatggtatattcattggaaatgcccaactttatggatacttacagatacatgtgtaagaacaattctagggattcccccaccaaaacactataaataccccctcaaagctcatttaatggggtcgagaatcttgggttgcaaaagagcaagaagagtaaatactcaccaagaacattctctgtatttatgagaaagacattctctcaagtgtggaatctgtattaaatatatccattaataacagagactcgtggactaaggctcattaacgccccaaccacgtaaaaaacctccatctcactttcttacagctctttattataatcatattttgatagttgccgaaaacctcggtcaacattttggtgctttcattgagagctgaggaaagctgctacataacaagcatttgacttcacaacaatggtggagacaagaagtacacgtcatcctcgccctctggaagacgctcaagatcccaatgaggaagatgtagcctcaagagcagcagaggagtccgaggaagaagaagaagagatagttcccgacgagaactacgaggaaaacctcgacgagtatgcctatgacggaggaagctactcggagttggtgctccttagacaaaaagctatcgatcatgaagctgagatcgaagctcagaaagcgcaaaatcaaaaaatgcaggaagtgatgctagccatgcagaaagccatggaggcagctggtattcacgtgcatcccaaggcgatggccgctgggctcgacggggagccagcgacgtcttcgcctaattcccagcagcaaagacctagggaacctagccctataaggcaccctgctgaggaaaaccaaacaaaaaaccctacttctacccctaggcgaaagaaaaaggcgcaggatccgctcagatttccctaaaggg is a window from the Cannabis sativa cultivar Pink pepper isolate KNU-18-1 chromosome 1, ASM2916894v1, whole genome shotgun sequence genome containing:
- the LOC115707240 gene encoding ABC transporter I family member 6, chloroplastic; its protein translation is MGYSMPLHLNLSSSTSTIISPMAATLLPHPHSFSSSRLPLSHLSFPASASLLTFRSNRHRSSLSVSASLSTAESQTTSGSYGDKKLLLEVKDLTAVIAESKQEILKGVNLTVYEGEIHAVMGKNGSGKSTFAKVLVGHPDYEVTGGSMVFKGENLLEMEPEDRSVAGLFMSFQSPVEIPGVSNIDFLNMAYNARRRKLGLPELGPIEFYAYIFPKLDLVNMKTDFLNRNVNEGFSGGEKKRNEILQLAVLGADMSILDEIDSGLDVDALRDVAKAVNSLLTPKNSVLMITHYLRLLEFIKPSYIHVMEDGKIVKTGDINIAKILEKEGYKGISDA